From the Ilumatobacteraceae bacterium genome, the window GTTCGTGCTGTTCGGTGTGGTGCTGCCGGTCGACGCTCCATCGGCGGGCACCGACGTCGCCGGCTCGTCGGCCACGGTCGAGTCGGGCTCACGGTCGCCGACGACCGCTGCCTCCGAGGTTCCGCCGTCGGGGTCGCTCGCGGCCGAATCGTCGCCACCGCTCGAACACGCCGTCATCACTCCACAGATCGCCAGCACCGAGCCGGCGAGTCGTCGTCTGCTCCGCATCCTGGCGAACCTAGTGCGACCCCTCGGGCCCGTGCCCGACGATCTGGCCGGCTGCTACCGCCCTGCTACCGGACCCGGCTGCTGCACCCGATTCAGTCCTCGGCGTCGGGCCGCGACAGGTGTCGGAGCAGTGCCGTGAGCCGCTCGTCGCTCGCCCGGTCGACGGCGTCGGGCCACGCGAACCAGCCGATCTCCTGGCTCTCGCCGGCGGGCGGATCGGGGTCGGCGTCGCCACCGTCGACCAGGTAGCGGAGGTCGAGGTGCGTGTGCCCCCGGCCGCCCGGGTGCACATCGACGTGCACCAGCGGAGGCACACCGTCGTCACCCACGGTGGCGAAGGCGACCTCCAGCCCCGTTTCCTCCTGCGCTTCGCGCAACGCCGCCTCCCACGGCGTCTCCCCCGGATCGACGTGTCCACCGGGCTGCAACCAGAGCCCGAGCCGCTTGTGGCGCAGCAGCACGACACCCCGTGGTCCGGTCACGATCGCCGACCCCGTGACGTGGATGACGTCGGACTCCTGGCTCATCGGGTCCCGCAGTTCGTCGTAGTGCCCGAGGAACGTCGCGATGCTCGCCTGCTCCACCTCGTCGATCGGAACTCGCTCGGCGACGCTCCGCCGCACCTGCTCACGCATCGTCTCGCTCATGGGGCCACCGTAACCAGAGGAAAATTGAACAAAACCGCTTGAGTCCGACCACCGCTCGGCCGATACGTGAATCACAGCCGCTCACCGAACGACTGCACGCTCACCATGGAACCAAACACACAGTTTTCCCCCCGAGTACTGCTCGCCATCGACGATCTCCGTCTGCGGCGCACCAACGAGGCCGGACTCCGTTCGGCCGGGTTCTCCGTCAGTGCACCGAGCGATGCCGATGCCGTTGCGATCCTCGCCGAGTCGTTCTCGCCCGATGTCCTCGTCGTCGACACCGAGATGCACGACAAGGACAGCCGTCCGCTCTACCAGCAGCTCCGCAGCGCGACCGACAGCTATCTGCTCTGCATCGAATCGGCCGGACGCGACCGAGCCCGGGTCGAGATCCTGCGCTCGGGCGCCGACGACGCCGTGTCGATGCCCGTCACCCCCGACGAGATCGCCGCTCGCTGCCAGGCCATGCTCCGCCGACCGCGCGAGATGCGCGGCGACTGGGATCCCGTCCAGCAGACCGTGATCGCGCTCGGCCCGCTCAAGGTCGACACCGGACGCCACGAGATCCGGTTCGGCGACACCGAGGTCGCCGCCACCAGGATCGAGTTCTCCCTCCTCGAACATCTCTGCCGCCGCCCGACCGAAGTGGCGTCTCGCGACGCCCTCCTCGAGTCGGTCTGGGGCCCGAACTGGGTCGGCGACACCCATGTGGTCGACGTGCACCTCTCGAATCTGCGACGCAAGCTCGATCAGGTCGCCAGCGACATGCGGATCATCCACACCGTGCGCGGCGTCGGTTTCCGCATCAGCAACGAACTGCTCGACGCCGCCGAAGAAGCTGCGTCGACCGGTGTCCCCGAGGCGATCCGCACCGAGGCCCCGGCCACGGTCGATGTCGATGACGATGTCGATCTCGACACCGGCACCCCCATTTCGGCCTGAGCCCGTCGCTACGAATACGTCGCCAGGATCGACCAGCGCTGCTGTTCGACCCCGACCAGATGCGCAACACCGTGCTCGGTGACCACCTGGAACCGAGCCAACCGTCGCGCCCGATCGGGTGACCACCACCGCTGCTCGACGGGCCACGGCCCCGACCACGCCACCAGACGGTGCCGCGCCGTCGGGAACGCCAGTGTCACCGGTGGGGCACTCACGTCGCCACGTCCGTTGACCTGCACCACGCCACCGTGTTCGTCGAGCACCTCGACCGGTACCGGCTCGTCGGGAACCACGGCGGGCGACGGTGCCGGGAGCCCGCCCGGCCACGGCCCGTCACCACGGTCGAGCCGGTCGGTCGGTTCGTCGAGATCGACCGAGGCGGCCGGCACCCAGCGGTACCGCTCGGCGGGCAGCCGGCCGCCCGCCCACATCGGCACCCGCACCGCCTCGTCACCGGCGATCCCACAGAGCCGCACGATCGCGCGCGCCGCGTCGTGATCGGCCTGGGACCTGCCGCCCCACAAACCGCCCTGGACGCCGTCGTCGCTGCGCAGCTCGTCGGGGATCAGACGAACCAGCGCGATGCCGCCGCTCAGGCCCTCGGGCTGTGCCACCCACCCGTCGAGCTGCCAGCGGACACGTTCGACCATCGCCGACGCGGACAACCCCTGATCGCGGTACCACGCACGTTCGCTGCGCTCGCCGTGTTCGGTCTCGATGACGACGACGAGCCGCACGCAGACCCGGCCGTCGGCGGACAGCTGCGCGACCAGTGAGTCGGCGAGTCGCTTCGCAACGAACACGACGGTCTCGAGCTGCTCGACGGGTTCGGGGAACACCTCGTCGATCCACCATTCGGGCGGCGGGTCGACGGCTGCGCTGGGACGCTGGTCGTCACCTCCAGCGATCCGGTGGGCGTGGAGGCCCTCCGCGCCGAACCGGGCCAGCACGTCGCCAGGGGGCAGCCCGGCCAACTGCCCGAGTGTCCGAAGACCGAGCCGGACGAACAGGTCGATCAGCTCGGCCGACACCTCACCCAGCTCTCGCAGCCAGGCGACCGGCAACCCGTCGACGTATGCCGTCGACGTGCCCGGCGGGACCACGACGACACCCGTGCGGGTCCGGGTGGCCCGACGGGCGGCGATCGCCGATGCGGCCCGGCCGTCGGCGACCCCCACCCCCGGTCGTGCGCCCGTGGTATCGGCCACGATCTCGACCATCCGTTCGGCCATCGACCGATCGCCACCGAAGTATCTCGACGGCCCCCTGGCCAGCAGGCAGACCCACCCCGGTTCGACGACCTCGAGTCGCGGCGCCATGTCGGCGATCGCCCGCACGACCG encodes:
- a CDS encoding NUDIX domain-containing protein; this encodes MSETMREQVRRSVAERVPIDEVEQASIATFLGHYDELRDPMSQESDVIHVTGSAIVTGPRGVVLLRHKRLGLWLQPGGHVDPGETPWEAALREAQEETGLEVAFATVGDDGVPPLVHVDVHPGGRGHTHLDLRYLVDGGDADPDPPAGESQEIGWFAWPDAVDRASDERLTALLRHLSRPDAED
- a CDS encoding DNA polymerase Y family protein; translated protein: MSTSDVPRLVTVWCPDWPVVAARVAPDRPAAVFRANRVIARSPAAAAAGVQPGERRRSAQGSCAELLVLDHDPDRDARAFEPVVRAIADMAPRLEVVEPGWVCLLARGPSRYFGGDRSMAERMVEIVADTTGARPGVGVADGRAASAIAARRATRTRTGVVVVPPGTSTAYVDGLPVAWLRELGEVSAELIDLFVRLGLRTLGQLAGLPPGDVLARFGAEGLHAHRIAGGDDQRPSAAVDPPPEWWIDEVFPEPVEQLETVVFVAKRLADSLVAQLSADGRVCVRLVVVIETEHGERSERAWYRDQGLSASAMVERVRWQLDGWVAQPEGLSGGIALVRLIPDELRSDDGVQGGLWGGRSQADHDAARAIVRLCGIAGDEAVRVPMWAGGRLPAERYRWVPAASVDLDEPTDRLDRGDGPWPGGLPAPSPAVVPDEPVPVEVLDEHGGVVQVNGRGDVSAPPVTLAFPTARHRLVAWSGPWPVEQRWWSPDRARRLARFQVVTEHGVAHLVGVEQQRWSILATYS
- a CDS encoding response regulator transcription factor, with the translated sequence MEPNTQFSPRVLLAIDDLRLRRTNEAGLRSAGFSVSAPSDADAVAILAESFSPDVLVVDTEMHDKDSRPLYQQLRSATDSYLLCIESAGRDRARVEILRSGADDAVSMPVTPDEIAARCQAMLRRPREMRGDWDPVQQTVIALGPLKVDTGRHEIRFGDTEVAATRIEFSLLEHLCRRPTEVASRDALLESVWGPNWVGDTHVVDVHLSNLRRKLDQVASDMRIIHTVRGVGFRISNELLDAAEEAASTGVPEAIRTEAPATVDVDDDVDLDTGTPISA